In one window of Hyla sarda isolate aHylSar1 chromosome 1, aHylSar1.hap1, whole genome shotgun sequence DNA:
- the STARD6 gene encoding stAR-related lipid transfer protein 6 isoform X1: MAPTVPGDIEEEEGLVSIPSDSGSEEPDQSAEEEEKGSLCRCFSSSFLTLGIRSNLQSRDLLYLRMDYKKIADDVSQKILSYSQDTSGWKVVKSSKNITVSWKPSKEYSGNIYRGEGIIEEIPEKVIPFMYLEKYRAKWDSALKSYSIVGEIDENTVICHCITHSYGMGIISSREFVDLIHIRRYDGGVVTTNTVSVEYDKCPVTSSHVRGFNNPCGYVCSPLPENPAHSRLVVFIQPDLGGLLPRAVVESALPNNVVNLISEARETIKKLLQG, translated from the exons ATGGCTCCTACTGTTCCTGGTGATATTGAGGAGGAAGAAGGTTTGGTTTCTATTCCTTCGGATTCAG GCAGCGAAGAGCCAGATCAAAGtgcagaagaggaggagaagggatcCCTGTGCCGCTGCTTCTCCAGCAGCTTCCTGACACTGGG GATACGGAGCAATCTACAGTCTCGTGATCTTCTTTACTTACGGATggactataagaagattgccgatGATGTCTCCCAGAAGATTCTGTCATACAGTCAAGATACATCGGGATGGAAAGTGGTGAAATCTTCA AAAAACATTACTGTCTCATGGAAACCGTCCAAGGAATATTCAGGAAATAT ATATCGCGGAGAAGGAATAATTGAAGAAATCCCGGAAAAAGTTATCCCCTTTATGTATCTTGAGAAATACAGAGCAAAGTGGGACAGCGCCCTGAAATCCTATTCTATTGTAGGAGAGATTGATGAG AACACCGTCATCTGTCACTGCATCACACACAGCTATGGGATGGGGATTATCTCCTCCAGAGAATTTGTAGATTTGATTCACATCAGGAGGTACGATGGCGGAGTGGTCACCACTAATA CTGTTAGTGTGGAATATGACAAATGCCCTGTGACCAGCTCTCATGTCCGTGGCTTCAATAATCCATGTGGATATGTGTGTTCACCATTACCTGA GAACCCAGCACATTCTAGACTGGTGGTGTTTATACAACCGGACCTGGGTGGTTTATTGCCGCGTGCCGTGGTGGAATCAGCTTTACCGAACAATGTTGTCAACCTCATCAGCGAAGCTCGCGAaacaataaaaaaacttttacaaGGATGA
- the STARD6 gene encoding stAR-related lipid transfer protein 6 isoform X2, protein MDYKKIADDVSQKILSYSQDTSGWKVVKSSKNITVSWKPSKEYSGNIYRGEGIIEEIPEKVIPFMYLEKYRAKWDSALKSYSIVGEIDENTVICHCITHSYGMGIISSREFVDLIHIRRYDGGVVTTNTVSVEYDKCPVTSSHVRGFNNPCGYVCSPLPENPAHSRLVVFIQPDLGGLLPRAVVESALPNNVVNLISEARETIKKLLQG, encoded by the exons ATggactataagaagattgccgatGATGTCTCCCAGAAGATTCTGTCATACAGTCAAGATACATCGGGATGGAAAGTGGTGAAATCTTCA AAAAACATTACTGTCTCATGGAAACCGTCCAAGGAATATTCAGGAAATAT ATATCGCGGAGAAGGAATAATTGAAGAAATCCCGGAAAAAGTTATCCCCTTTATGTATCTTGAGAAATACAGAGCAAAGTGGGACAGCGCCCTGAAATCCTATTCTATTGTAGGAGAGATTGATGAG AACACCGTCATCTGTCACTGCATCACACACAGCTATGGGATGGGGATTATCTCCTCCAGAGAATTTGTAGATTTGATTCACATCAGGAGGTACGATGGCGGAGTGGTCACCACTAATA CTGTTAGTGTGGAATATGACAAATGCCCTGTGACCAGCTCTCATGTCCGTGGCTTCAATAATCCATGTGGATATGTGTGTTCACCATTACCTGA GAACCCAGCACATTCTAGACTGGTGGTGTTTATACAACCGGACCTGGGTGGTTTATTGCCGCGTGCCGTGGTGGAATCAGCTTTACCGAACAATGTTGTCAACCTCATCAGCGAAGCTCGCGAaacaataaaaaaacttttacaaGGATGA